TTGCCACCAGCGCTTACCCTTTTCTGCATGAGTTATCAATTGGacttaaattctttttatatttgtgGTGTATCAGTCActtttgtttgtgaatgatatTTAAATTCATGGATGAATGACATTTTCTGTGTGGTTGGGCATTATATCTTGtcatatatgataaaatataatcTTTCACGGTATCATGCCAGTTGACATTTTCACCTTTTCAAATTGCCAAATCCCATGCCAAAATCCATATTGCCATCTCTACCTGCACATGTTCCTTCAGTTACCGGAGCACATCATTGTACTAGGAAGATTTCCATTTATCATCTTTAGCACCTTTTAAAGGATGGTCTCTGACTATTCATAACTTGTCTATATCAGTTTTGATGGTTATGTAAGTGGACTTAACCTGGTTCCTAGACGTGGAAGTTCTACATGAAGACTTCTTGAACTTGGATCCAAAAGAGCCTAAATATGCCAAGGTAACTATTGATTGCATTTTCATGATAAAAGTTACTGTTCCCTGGATGGCAGTTCTAAATTGTCAAAATGAACTGAGGAattaaggtggtgttctctttgtgttttaattttcagttttaagttttgaattcattttcagttttgtgttttgagtgtctgttttgagatttttaaaaacatgttctttttgtcattttgaaaaattatttctcaaattagAAAACTGTAAAATgcgtttattttgaaattttgtaaaatgttattttatgatattttatttaaaaaatttgattcaaagtaaattataaatatttattaataagttataaatttaatttaaaaaatttaaaatataatattagagataactaataatttaatcatatataatgtattaaaattacaaattactttctaaaatcatttttaatttaactcaactattaattttataatattttttttctacaaattaaaattatctaCACATTTAGATTaccacaacataaatattaaaaaaaattataaattataaaataaaaaaatattaatttatttaaaattttaaaaatatcattgaaaagaaaaaattaataaaaaaaatatcattcaaTGGGCGTGTGGGGGCaatgaaggaaggaagagagaagaaatggcaaagGGCGTGTGAGGTggtgaaggaaggaagaaatggcagagACGGTGGcggaaggaagaaatggcagaggGCTTCAACCTAAAGAGGAAGAGCCATAGGAGGAAGTGATCGACGACGTAGGCGAACGACGAATCTGGGTTGCTACAACGATGGGCATAGATGAAGGCGAGGCACGACGGAGTTGCTGAAATGACGAAGGTGAGATGAGGCGGATCTGGTTTGCTGGTCGTGGCGGTGACGGATTGCGGCTGTGATGGCCATGGCAGGCGTGTTGTTGGCCAacaagggagagggagagagagagagagaggaagagagaggacTTTGATCtggaagagaaaaggaagagtGAGATTGCGGCTCGCGGCGGAAATGGCCATGGTAGGTGCGTCACCGGCGAAGAAGGAAGAGAGGGAGGAAGCAAGgaagagagaagggagagagaagaggcaGCAAGAGAGGAGAGATAAGGGAGGGAGCTCGTCGGATCTGgaagagagaagggagagagaagaggcaGCAACCGTTTTttgtgttttggctgaaaacagccaaaacggttttttgctgttttggattttctttacaaaaaattttcttgttttaaaaaatgcatttttgaaaataacaaagagaacatgttttcactgttttgaaaaactgaaaatagaaaatgactCAAAAACGACAAAGAGAACAAGCCCTAAGCATCCCTGTACAAATTGTTGGCATTACAAATCTGATTTGTTAGGTTTGAGTGCAACAGAGGACCATCAAAGGGGAAATAAAGGAGTTCTTTGACATATTGATGGATGGTTGAGTACTCCACAATTAATTGAAAGAATAATCGATGACAGATTGtagaaagaaattgaaagaatagCACCTAGAGTTGTCAAATGTGGCTTAGAATTTGTAGTGACTGATTGTTCCTTTTGTCAGTTTCATGGCTTTGAAAGGCATGTGTTCTCTTATGACTGATACTgcattgtaaaatttattttcagctTGGTTTCTGAAAGGAAGTAGTCTTGAATAGAGCTGAGATGGCGAGCAGATCCCAAACCATGTATTTAGGATTAAAACTTATTGACTAAAGTTTctatagtggagattgagacaATTTTATGttcctaattttttattttagtcttttcaATGGCATGTATTTGACgacaattatgttatttttgtaggTTCGTGCTATTCTCTTGGATCCTTCATGTTCTGGATCTGGGACTGCTGCTGTTAGACTagatcatcttctcccatcacATGACACAGGTGAATTTTAACCTCTTACCCTTTTTTGAGTTTGTCATATCCCTGTTCATGCTTGCATTTCTTTACAGTCTCTAGCTCTCCAACTTAGTTTAGTTGCCATTGCTCTTCCCATACATCACATAAAGTACATAATTTCTTTGGGCTTCAAGAAATGTAATCTAATAATCTTCCAAATTAGGGGATATCCTTTTATTTTCGATTTTACATGAATTTCATTCTTCCAACTTATATGTTAGTTTTAAGAAGAGCTAGAAAAGTACCATGGTTTTCATGTTGCCCTCTTCATAATATAAATTGCATGTCAAATTCCTTAAGAGATTTCTGCtgagtttataattttttgtgccGGAGAGGTTGATCCCTTTAGCCCCGAAGTGttggtttgtttctttttctataaaaaaaagtaGCGTATATGATAATGTTTTCTGTGATTGATCTCTTTTGCCAAAATGCAATACATAGGAAATGCTGGTGACATTGATCGGTTGAAGAAGCTCCATGCTTTCCAAAAAAAGGCTCTGGCACATGCTTTATATTGTAAGTTTCATTATTGCACAAGTTTAATCTGAGACTATTCCTGATATTTCTACCTTGACCATGGGGTTTAGATAACTGTCaataatttgattcaaaattctctttgacaattgataaaattaattggTTTGGATATAAGTTTCATTTTCAACGTGATGTTGGTAGGAAGTGAGGTTAGAAGACATTTGGGAAGTGTTGGTGAATTTGAGGAGCTTTCAGAGACAGTTTGTTCAGTGGGAGGAGTTGAATACTGGATACAATAAGCTCTCGTTGTTTTAATTCTCATCATGATGGCAATTTTGGTCTAGAGATGTTTTTTGATGGTAAAAAGATGACTTTCCATGAAGGAAAACCTGGGCTTGTGGAGGACCTACTAAGGCTTATTTACTTTGGTTTCTGGTACTGGTACATGAGAAGATTTTGACCATTTACAGTTCAATTAGGAAATTTTCTTAGTTTTGGTTGCTGAGCTTAAGCAGAATGGGCAATCAATTTATCATATCCTCACTCATCTCTTGTTAGCAAACTTAATGGGTTCTAAAATGTTGCACCTTATTTGCTTATCTTCATTGATTTGGTGAGAGGAATAGAACATTACAGGGTACAGCATTCTTCATTTAGACTCAaaaaagtttgttttttttaccTGTTCTATTTTGTATAATTGCTTAGGAAGCAGTAGTCCCAACAAAATCATTACTTTGTGAAGATATGGAGGTTCAAGGATTGTACAACTGTCGATTCATTATCAGTCACTTTGTAACTGGGCTACATGTGACAATACTTCTTAATGTACTCATCTTTTATGTGTCGAGACAAAAAGGCAAataaaaaaacagaaagaatgAAGAGATGTTAGCCTGATTGTCTAGTTAAACATGCTTCCAATGCATATAAGATTTTTGTCATATGACTTTATAATGTTGCCAGAAAGTAAATAAATTGCATATATCAAAGATTGTGCAATACATATTTGATTTTTGGTTTCAGTCCCGGCAGTTGAGAGGGTCGTTTACAGCACATGCTCCATCCACCAAATTGAGAATGAAGATGTTATTAACTCCATCCTGCCTCTTGCCTCATCTTTTCATTTTCAACTAGCAACTCCATTTCCCCACTGGCCTCGACGCGGTCGCCCTGTATTTGAAGGATGTAAGTGCTAGTCCCGAGATATTGATGTTGCTCTCTAGATTAGATATATATGATTACTTAATATTTTAAGCAGAGCAGTTAAATTTGAACCGTCTCATTCTCTCCATCTGTTTGATGGTtttaaaagcatatatatatatatatataaataattatcttttGTTTTGCCCCCCTGTATTCCAGCTTCGCATTTGCTTCGGACTGATCTGGTTGAGGACAATGAAGGCTTCTTCATCGCCCTATTTGTCAGGAAGGTCACTGAAATGGCAGTGGAACATGGCAGAAGCACATCTAGTGAAGCTCTTTCCACGAAGAAATCCTTCTGTAAGAACTGTAGCAGGACAAGATTTGCAGTGCCTCGTCCATTCATCACCATGACCAAAATGTGGCTGTGGCCTCAACATCCTGCCCCAAAAGGGGCTGCTCAGAGAAAGCAATGCTACAGAAATCTAATGAAATTCGTTTCACAATGAAAGTGCTTGATTTGGATCGGATCCTTTTAGTTAATGCATATCAATCTTATTGTTGGATGGACCTCCATGACCAATAGACTAATTTCTTAGGAAGTAGACGCTGttacatgttaattttttttccccccttAAATCACTtgtattttatatctttttggGATATCTGTTCTAAATCTCTATGCAAAGGCATTGATGCCgaacaaaacaattttggttTTACTGTTTGGCTTAGGCTGTTTAGCCCTGCCCTCTGGGAAGGATTTCCCATAATAAATAATACAGCTGGGGGaaataaatttgtttcatttattcattcattgcattgcattgcatgttTAGAGTTAAATTATGAAACTTAACTCACCTAGAAGtttacttcttttttattttggacaatTAACAAATCGCATCGACACCTAGTGAGCTTAACCTCTAATCTTCATATTGTGTCGTTATTCAGGAATATGGGATTTAGGGGATGGGGGGGGGGTGGTTAAGGCTGGAAGAAACTCCAAATATGAAATGGAAGGTTTACACAGCTTGTAGAAAGAAACACAACCCCAAAACTATATTATTATCCAAGAGctatttattttataggaaaTTCAAATATAGATGACAAACTGGATGAATGCCTATCTACACTTGTagctttttgaaaatttgaggcTATTCGAAAAGAATCCGAACTTTTGGGATGTCTCCTGACTTATGTGCCTAACTTGTATTTTCTACTTCCtaattaatcttaataaaatttttggttaaaaacaaaaacctaTATGTTAACAATATTGTTATGAGCAAAGGCCTAAACCAAAAAGTTACAAGCAAAAAGGTACAAAATAAAAGGCAAAATAGTCTAGAAAACTCGAATACATGCCCATGCCGCAAGAGGTGGgcaaaaagatatatatacatataatcaTATCATATGCTAGATAAAGCAAtacaaagggaaaggaaaacaaTAAATTAGAGTCGAGTGAAGTGTATGAAGTCTTAGGAATTACATGAAACAAAGGATATTGATAGAGATTGTTTTAGGCACTGCATCAACTCTACATAACATCaatgaatatattttctataaaaattaatcattttacctaaaaataataattcgaGTCtaatttgtgaaaatattaccccaaaaacaaaaactagaCTACTACTTTCAAGCACCACCCAATAAAActttacttcaatttttttttttttttttctatttgcacAAGACCACCCTCCTAGTTTTCGTTATTGAAGGTGAAATGGAGGAATTTgacttattttactttaattgtaTCTGCCAACAAgtatttatctttcttgtagTGTGTAAAAAGAGAGGTTCACTAGAACTTATTAAAGATATGGAATTCTAAGGTTTTATAGCACCTACAAACCATAGGAAGAAAGGTTATATAGTATCAACAAATTACAGGGACTTGCTCAGGTAAGAGACATTGACTAACGCCTATCTAAGATaggggattgtaaggtgatctAGCATCTAAGCTAGAGGAATTGTTTTCATAGTGAAATTGACACTCAAATTGTGAAATTCAAAAAGATACAAGACATAGACTTGGTTGATAAGCAAAGCCTTTATAAATTGGTTTCCATCTCGCTTCCTTTTCCCTTTATTGTACTATTGTTTTATATATGCTCTTGTTGTAACATACCATCTACAAGATTTCTTTCAGAAGGCCTCCATGAAAGTTCCCCAAGAGAAGTCAGTTGAGGCTTGGGAGAATGCCTTCTTCCGGAATGGTCTTCAGGGGCCTCGTTCCTCGAAGACCTTGGCAACCTTTCAAAGATCTTTTAGGGACTAGCTTCCCCGAAGGCCTAGGTAGTATTCCGAAGACCTTTCAAGGACTATCTTCCTCGAAGACTTGGCCTACTAAGGTTTTCCTGAAGCCAAATTCAAGGATAGTTAGACACCTTTACCTGAAGAGTTGTGTCACATGCCTTGGCTAGCCAAGTGTCCCAGTCCTTTGAGAGGTATAAATACCCCTGACCTTCATCTTCTGGATCTTCCTTTTGAATCCAAATACCTCTTTCTAGTTCTTCAGCACATATCCCAACCCCTTGCAACCAGTTTTAAACAAATCACTACTTAGATGTAAAAGGGTATTTATTCCTTATGGTCATTCTATTCAAGCACAATAATCTATATACATCCATAAACGCATACCtttctttctcaaaaataaCATTGGAGCACTCTAAGGGACACACTTGAACTACTATAATCTTATCTAATGAACCTTGCAATT
The Diospyros lotus cultivar Yz01 chromosome 12, ASM1463336v1, whole genome shotgun sequence DNA segment above includes these coding regions:
- the LOC127786782 gene encoding 25S rRNA (cytosine-C(5))-methyltransferase NSUN5 isoform X3 — encoded protein: MVRAPRRKPASAASTAAEIRQPRKAERSAYFARREAAKVLRSLLQGDANRRAVGSIKSLVYGPSVRNKKATFALVSQTLKHLPVIKDVLNSTNILNSKWKRKEELMYIITYDILLGQVHRDDVVPDLLVLPPAVDLHSHPLVVNGSVFLQGKASCMAAVALQPEAGWEVLDACAAPGNKTVHLAALMRGKGKIIACELNKERIQRLKDTIKLAGTTNVEVLHEDFLNLDPKEPKYAKVRAILLDPSCSGSGTAAVRLDHLLPSHDTGNAGDIDRLKKLHAFQKKALAHALYFPAVERVVYSTCSIHQIENEDVINSILPLASSFHFQLATPFPHWPRRGRPVFEGSSHLLRTDLVEDNEGFFIALFVRKVTEMAVEHGRSTSSEALSTKKSFCKNCSRTRFAVPRPFITMTKMWLWPQHPAPKGAAQRKQCYRNLMKFVSQ